In the genome of Candidatus Komeilibacteria bacterium CG_4_10_14_0_2_um_filter_37_10, one region contains:
- a CDS encoding 50S ribosomal protein L20: MPRVKRGVTHVKKRKKLRKAVKGYRWSRKGTIRLAKTAVKKAGAHALRARRQKKAVSRALWNVRLNAAVREYGLTYSRFIDALKKHNIILDRKVLSELAIKYPAVFKAIVDLVK, translated from the coding sequence ATGCCTAGAGTTAAAAGAGGTGTCACTCATGTTAAAAAAAGAAAAAAACTAAGAAAAGCAGTCAAAGGATATCGTTGGAGTCGTAAAGGCACCATTCGTTTAGCCAAAACTGCCGTTAAAAAAGCTGGTGCCCATGCTCTTCGAGCTCGTCGCCAGAAAAAAGCTGTCAGTCGTGCTCTCTGGAACGTTCGTTTGAATGCTGCAGTTCGTGAGTATGGTTTAACTTATAGTCGCTTCATTGACGCCCTGAAGAAACATAATATTATCTTAGATCGCAAGGTCTTAAGTGAACTAGCTATTAAGTATCCGGCGGTTTTCAAAGCAATCGTTGATTTAGTCAAATAA
- a CDS encoding 50S ribosomal protein L35 — protein sequence MKLKTRKALVKRIKVTKNKKIKVRAGAQDHFNARQTGKKKRNKRRDINLAGVHRRAVIAGMPHNY from the coding sequence ATGAAGTTAAAAACAAGAAAAGCTTTAGTTAAAAGGATTAAAGTAACCAAGAATAAAAAAATAAAGGTACGAGCTGGTGCGCAAGACCACTTCAATGCCCGTCAAACAGGCAAAAAAAAGAGAAATAAGCGACGGGATATTAACTTAGCAGGAGTTCATCGTCGAGCAGTTATTGCCGGCATGCCGCATAATTACTAA
- the infC gene encoding translation initiation factor IF-3, producing the protein MTKNINTSKNLRINRAIKSDPIFLIDQLNQIHKSLALSEAQQMAIAAGLDLVEVNPTSQPPVCKILDYGQYLYSINRQQQTARQKSKKVELKNIRLTFKIGKGDILTRQKQATKFIERGDIVRVELFLRGREKEHGDLAKKIVEDFVATMPIAVKIDQPTLRKGPTISTQFSKK; encoded by the coding sequence ATTACAAAAAACATTAACACGTCAAAAAATCTACGGATTAATCGTGCTATCAAAAGCGATCCGATCTTTTTGATCGATCAACTAAACCAAATTCACAAATCCCTTGCTTTGAGTGAGGCTCAACAAATGGCTATTGCTGCGGGACTGGATTTGGTGGAGGTTAATCCCACTTCCCAGCCACCTGTTTGCAAAATACTTGATTATGGTCAGTATTTATACTCCATTAACAGACAACAACAAACAGCCAGGCAAAAATCCAAAAAAGTAGAGCTCAAAAACATTCGTCTAACCTTCAAAATAGGCAAAGGCGACATTTTAACCAGACAAAAACAAGCCACTAAGTTTATTGAACGCGGTGATATTGTCCGAGTCGAGCTTTTCTTACGGGGCCGTGAAAAAGAACATGGTGATCTAGCCAAAAAAATTGTTGAAGACTTTGTCGCTACTATGCCCATCGCTGTTAAAATCGATCAGCCAACATTACGCAAAGGACCGACTATTTCCACTCAATTCAGTAAAAAATAG
- a CDS encoding SsrA-binding protein, with the protein MHDYQIATNKKGLFNYKIIDHWEAGIKLTGPEVKSVKNGQINLTGSFISLEYHNNKPQLVLKSCKINAYQKSGYAQRNYNPERTRSLLLKRKELSTLAGKLSSPGLTIIPLSVYTKQRLIKIEIGLAQGLTKFDKRDKIKKRELDRNIQRSIAR; encoded by the coding sequence ATGCACGACTATCAAATCGCCACTAACAAAAAAGGATTGTTTAACTACAAGATTATTGATCACTGGGAAGCTGGTATTAAACTAACAGGCCCAGAGGTTAAATCCGTAAAAAATGGTCAGATTAATCTTACTGGTAGTTTTATTAGTTTAGAATATCATAATAATAAACCACAGTTAGTATTAAAGAGTTGTAAAATAAACGCTTATCAAAAAAGTGGTTACGCCCAAAGAAACTACAATCCAGAAAGAACCAGATCCTTGTTACTAAAACGTAAAGAACTATCTACTTTGGCGGGAAAATTATCAAGTCCCGGGTTGACAATAATACCTCTTTCTGTATATACTAAGCAAAGATTGATCAAAATTGAAATCGGCTTAGCACAAGGTTTAACCAAGTTTGATAAGCGAGATAAGATCAAAAAACGCGAGCTGGATCGCAATATTCAACGATCTATTGCCCGTTAA
- a CDS encoding arginine--tRNA ligase — MTTKEKIQIIIQRAVQKISWPPDVSLEINYPSSINFGHYSCNIAMILARSLKKSPQELAQELKTELLKDQEVLTTFSKVEVAGPGFLNFHLSTRYLEQELLAINKQKAKYGQSKLAKKEKVMIEFISANPTGPLTLANGRGGFCGDVLANVLQRCGYTVSREYYINDAGNQIVTLGKSVLAAAKKIPDDESYYHGEYIKDWLQQRQLKLDNYLNKPEELGQKVAEDIFTQSIKPVISSGMKIAFDRYYSEYQELHQKDQIKKVLTLLKKSGHVYQSEQAWWFASTKFGDDKDRVLLTADERPTYFLVDIAYHLDKAQRGFNNMIDIWGADHAGYVARLKSAVKVIQPQVQLEVIIMQLVRLISGGKEFKMSKRQGTYVTMDYLLKILPLDVVRWFFVMYTANTHFDFNLDLAKDKSEKNPVYYVQYAHARISSIIHKTAKLKINKTSLSDAEAEGLYLLLRWPELLKEIGVTWQLNLITSYLLELTKSFHQYYQAYRVMENDEVASHRLNIVKGYQIVLADLLATLGISAPDKMEK, encoded by the coding sequence ATGACTACCAAAGAAAAAATTCAAATAATTATCCAGCGGGCAGTGCAGAAAATATCATGGCCCCCAGATGTGTCATTAGAAATTAATTATCCCAGCAGTATTAACTTTGGTCATTACAGTTGTAATATTGCTATGATTTTGGCGCGTTCCTTAAAGAAGTCACCGCAAGAATTAGCTCAGGAGCTAAAGACCGAGTTATTAAAAGACCAGGAAGTGCTAACGACGTTTAGTAAAGTAGAGGTTGCGGGACCCGGGTTTCTTAACTTTCACTTAAGTACTAGGTATTTAGAGCAGGAATTGTTAGCTATTAATAAGCAAAAAGCTAAATATGGCCAAAGTAAGTTAGCAAAAAAAGAAAAGGTAATGATTGAATTTATTTCTGCTAATCCTACAGGTCCTTTGACGCTAGCCAATGGCCGCGGTGGTTTTTGCGGTGATGTACTGGCCAATGTGCTGCAACGATGTGGCTACACTGTTAGTCGAGAGTATTATATTAACGACGCCGGCAACCAGATTGTTACTCTCGGTAAGTCAGTATTGGCTGCGGCCAAGAAAATTCCTGATGATGAAAGCTATTATCACGGTGAGTATATTAAGGATTGGTTGCAGCAGCGGCAGTTAAAACTAGATAACTATCTCAATAAACCGGAGGAGTTAGGACAAAAGGTGGCTGAAGATATATTTACTCAATCAATCAAACCAGTAATTAGTTCCGGCATGAAGATTGCTTTTGATCGTTATTACTCAGAGTATCAAGAATTACATCAAAAAGATCAGATTAAAAAAGTATTAACTTTGTTAAAAAAGAGTGGTCATGTTTATCAGTCGGAGCAGGCTTGGTGGTTTGCCAGTACCAAGTTTGGTGATGATAAGGATCGAGTACTATTAACCGCTGATGAGCGGCCAACATATTTTTTGGTTGATATCGCTTATCATCTGGATAAAGCGCAGCGGGGATTTAATAACATGATTGATATCTGGGGCGCTGATCACGCTGGCTATGTGGCTCGTCTGAAGTCAGCCGTGAAAGTTATCCAACCGCAAGTTCAGCTGGAAGTAATTATTATGCAATTAGTGCGACTAATATCCGGCGGTAAAGAGTTTAAGATGTCCAAACGGCAGGGTACTTACGTAACGATGGATTATTTGTTAAAGATTTTACCACTGGATGTTGTGCGTTGGTTTTTTGTTATGTATACGGCCAATACTCATTTTGATTTTAATCTTGATTTAGCCAAAGACAAGTCGGAGAAGAACCCAGTTTATTATGTCCAATATGCCCATGCTCGCATTAGCAGTATTATCCATAAAACCGCGAAGCTGAAAATTAATAAAACCAGTTTGTCCGATGCGGAAGCTGAGGGCCTTTATTTACTACTGCGCTGGCCAGAATTACTTAAAGAGATAGGGGTAACTTGGCAGTTGAATTTGATAACCTCTTACCTCTTAGAGCT